A region of Shewanella psychromarinicola DNA encodes the following proteins:
- a CDS encoding type II toxin-antitoxin system TacA family antitoxin: MTTTLPRITARVDVDTQDLLAKAAAIAGMSSINSFVLSAAIEKAKQVIEREQTLKLNQTDAILLMEALDSPATPNSKLNEAAERYESKTQS; this comes from the coding sequence ATGACGACGACTTTACCTCGCATCACCGCTAGAGTTGATGTCGACACCCAAGATTTACTGGCTAAGGCAGCAGCGATCGCTGGCATGTCGAGCATTAACTCATTTGTTCTGAGTGCGGCAATCGAAAAAGCCAAACAAGTGATAGAACGTGAACAAACGCTAAAACTTAATCAAACAGATGCAATCTTGCTTATGGAAGCGCTAGACAGTCCTGCAACACCAAACTCAAAACTCAACGAGGCTGCTGAACGTTACGAAAGCAAAACCCAATCATGA
- a CDS encoding GNAT family N-acetyltransferase — protein MMNTVLLDKAKHDRNRFNCGIEALNNYLKVMASQQAKKDNSRTFVLEDDNDNSHIIGFYTLTMTTIDLKALPNKLHNKYQSSTSGGLIARLAIDERYKGQGFGEWLLIDALRKLLAASDSVAFPVVIVDAKVDAKDGAKHFYERYGFQAFQDAENKLFIIIADVRASLN, from the coding sequence ATCATGAATACGGTACTGCTTGATAAAGCTAAACACGATAGAAACCGATTTAACTGTGGTATTGAAGCGCTTAATAACTACCTGAAAGTCATGGCGAGTCAGCAAGCCAAGAAAGACAACAGCAGAACTTTCGTTTTAGAAGATGATAACGATAACTCGCATATCATCGGCTTTTATACATTAACAATGACGACGATTGACTTGAAGGCTTTGCCGAATAAGCTACACAACAAGTATCAATCATCCACCTCTGGCGGCCTTATAGCCCGCTTAGCAATTGATGAGCGCTATAAAGGCCAAGGCTTTGGCGAGTGGTTACTTATTGATGCACTCCGAAAACTGTTAGCAGCGAGTGATAGCGTAGCATTCCCAGTGGTCATTGTTGACGCCAAAGTTGACGCAAAAGATGGCGCAAAACACTTCTATGAACGCTATGGATTTCAGGCCTTTCAAGACGCAGAAAACAAACTGTTCATCATAATTGCAGATGTAAGAGCAAGCTTAAACTAG